In the Terriglobales bacterium genome, GATGATGTCGCCATGCGCTTCTTCGGTCTGCGGCGCCCCGACGCGCCTGGGCGCGACAAAGACCAGCGGATTGTCCACCGCGGAGTTCATTTCGATTTCGAGAACCTGGGCGCAGTAATTGAGGGCGTCGCGCACGGCGCCGTGGACCTGCGGCATGCAGCGGAGCGAATAGGCGTCCTGCACGCGTCCGCATTCACGATGGGACTCGCGAATGGCGCTGCCTTCCAGCATGTGCCGGAGATTGGCAGCGCTGGTGATCTGGCCGGTGTGCGGGCGAACGTGCTGGATGCGCTCGTCAAAGGCGACATCGGTTCCGCGGAGCGCGTCGGCGGTCATGGCGCCGATGACGTCGGCGGAATCGACCATTTGTCGGGCGGCAAGCAGCGCCAGCGCACCCACGGACACCATGGCCTGGGTGCCGTTGATGAGAGAAATGGCCTCCTTGGCTTCCAGCTTCAGGGGCCTGATGTCGGCGCGCTTGAGGGCTTCTCTTGCCGAATAACGGCGGACGCGAACATCGCCGGCGCGGCGGGGGGGCTTGGCTTTGGGGTCGGAATGCAACGCCTCGCCTTCGCCGATGAGCACGAGCGCAAGATGGGCGAGCGGCGCCAAATCTCCACTGGCGCCGACGCTGCCCTGGGAGGGCACCAGGGGATGCACGCCGCGATTGAGCATCTCGCAGAGCATGTCAATCACCTCGGTGCGAACCCCGGAATATCCCTTGGCCAGGGAGTTGGCGCGGAGCAGCATCATGGCGCGCACTTCTGCTTCGCTGAGCGGTTCGCCTACGCCGACGGCATGGGAACGCAGCAGGTTGACCTGCAATTCGCGAATCTGGTCGGGAGCGATACGCACATCGGAAAGCTTGCCGACGCCGGTAGTGACCGCGTAGGCGACCTGGTTGCTTTCGACCACGTCTTCGACCACCGCGCGCGCGGCCTGCACGCGGATGCGGGCGTCGGGGTCGAGCAGCACGGGACGGCGCTCGTATACCGCCTCGCGCAGATCATCAAGCGCGAGATCGGAGCCGTTGATGTGAAGAGCGCGCATGGTAGTAGTCAGGAGCCGGTAGTTTGTAGTTGGCAAAAGCAACTACACTCCGCGTTGTCGTAATCTCGAGTGCGCATTGGCTAAGAGGTCACCGCCTGTTTGAAAACCTCCAAGTACTTCTCCGGCAGCGGGCGCTTGTTCAACTCCGCATCGGTGACAATGTGCGTGGTTTCGCCTTCCGCCAGTAGCGTGCCGTCCCGCTCGCGGACCGCCTCGTAAGCAAAATGAATCAGCGATTCGCGCACGTTCTTCAGGCGCGTGCGAACCGTGATTTCATCATCGTACCGCGCCGGAGCGCGAAAGCGGCAACGGGCATCGACCACGGCGATAAAGCACTTCTCCTGGAGTTCCATCTCCTTGTAGGTGAAGCCGAGTTGGCGAAGCAATTCCACGCGACCGACCTCGAACCAGATGAAATAATTGGAGTGATAGACGACGCCCATCTGGTCGGTTTCGGCGTAACGGACGCGGATTGTGGTGATGTTGGTCATTGGTTGCGAGATCGAGAACTTGAAGTTGGAAATTTGAAAATGTGAAGCGTGCAGTTGTGCCCGAGGCGTTCTGCCCTAATTTCCAATTTTCAAATTTCCAATTTCAAGTTGTCCACCTCGGTTTTCGCTTCTCCAGGAACGCGGTCACGCCTTCGCGGAAATCGGGCGTGGTGCGGATGAGGGCATTGTCCTCGATGGCCTGCGCCATCTGCTCGTCGAGGGCGCGCTGGAGAAATCCGTTGACCAGCTTCTTGGTCAGGCGCACCGACGATGGGGAAAGCTCGAGCAACTGCGCGGCCAGTTCGCGCGCGCGCGCCATCAAACGCTCCGGCTCGACAACTTCATTCACCAGCCCATAGCGATGAGCCTCGGCGGCGTCGAACAGGCGGCCGGTCATCAGCAGGTCGCGGGCGATCTTGTGTCCGACTTGCCAGACGAGGATAGAAGACACCAGCGCCGGAATGAATCCGATCTTTACTTCCGTGTAGCCGAACTTTGCTTCCGGCACGGCGAAGGTGAAATCGCACATGGTGGCAATGCCAGTGCCGCCGGCGATGGCGGCACCGTTCACGGCGGCGATGGTAGGGAGGGGGAACTCGTAGATGCGGCGAAAGATTTGCGCCATGCGAGCCGAGTCTATCCGGTTCTCCTCGTGCGTCTTGCCGAGCAGCGACTTAAGTTCTTCGAGGTCCAAGCCGGCGCAAAAAGCCTTTCCCGAGCCGGTGAGGATCAGCACCTGCGCACGCGAATGTTCCACTTCATCGAGCGCCGCCATGAGCTCGGAGAGGAGCTCGAAGCTGATGGCGTTGCGTTTGTCGGGACGATTGAGGGTGATGAGCGCGACCAGGTCTTCGTAAGCGAGCGTAAGAGTGTTGTAGGGCATGCAAAAGCCAACCGCGGATTTTCGCGGATTTGCGCGGATAAAACAAATCAAATAGGAAAATCCGCGAAGATCCGACCGATCCGCGATCAAGTTTTGTATTTCTGCGCGATGTCGGCGTTGATGCGGATGACGTTGTCGAGCGGCTTGCGGATGGGCACGACCGCGCCGCGCCGGCCGAGAGCTTCGATCACCGCCTCGGTCGGAATATTGCCAACCAGTTCGTCCTGCGCGAACGGACAGCCGCCCAGGCCGCCGATCGCGGAATCAAAGCGGCGAATGCCGGCGTCGTAGGCGGCGAGAACCTTGTCCGCGGCTTCCGCGGGACGGCTGTGCAAGTGGACGCCGATGTCGAGATAGTCATACTGAGCAAGAACGGCGGTGACGAGCGAACGAATGTGGTCCGCCGCAGCGAGGCCGACCGTATCGGCGAGAGAAACGGAACGTGTGCCGGTCTTTTCGATCAGGTCCACGGCTTCGAGCACTTCGTCGGCGCTCCAGGGATCATTGTAGGGATTGCCGAATGCCATGGAGATGTACACGACCATGTCGAGGCCGGCGTTGTCAGCCTTTTCCTTGATCTTCTCCAGCGTGTCGTAGGCGTCTTCCAGCGTCTGGTTCTGGTTTTTCAGCAGGAAGGTGGGAGAGATGGAATAGGGGAAGCCGAGGGTGTGGACGGCCTGGGTGGCAACGGCGCGCTCGGCGCCTTTTTCGTTGACCACGATGCCGATGATCTCGACGTCGTCGGGAGGATCAATCTGCTTCAGGACCTCTTCCGAATCGGCCATCTGCGGCACGGCCTTGGTGGAGACGAAGCTCACCGCGTCGATGTGCTTGAACCCGGCGCCGATCAGGGCGCGCAGGTAGGCGGCTTTGACCTCCGAGGGGACCTGGCCCTTGAGGCCTTGCCAGGCGTCGCGGGGACATTCGATTAATTTTGGGCTGTCGGCCATCGGCTATCAGCTATGTTTGCAGCACTCCCACCTTGAACTCAGGCACGTCTGGATTGAGGGCGGCGGCTTCCAGGGCGCGAGTGATGGCTTCGCGGGTGTCGAGGGGATCGATGATCTTGTCGATCCATAGGCGGGCGGCGCCGTAGCGAGGATCGGTCTGCTCGTCGTAGGTCTTCTTCACCGAGTCGTACAACTCTTTCTTCTCTTCGTCGCTAAGCTTTTTGCCGCCGCGTTCTAATTGCCGAATCTTGATTTCCAGCAGCGTGCCCGCGGCCGATTCTCCTGCCATCACGGCATAGCGCGCGGTGGGCCACGCGAAGAGGAAGCGCGGATCGTAGGCCTTGCCGCACATTGCATAATGCCCGGCGCCGAAGGAGCCGCCGACAATCACGGCGATCTTGGGGACGACGGAGTTGGAGACTGCATTCACCATCTTGGCGCCGGCCTTGATGATGCCGCTCCACTCCGCATCGCGTCCGACCATGAAGCCGTTGACGTCGTGCAGGAAGACGAGCGGCACCAGATTCTGGTTGCAGTCCATGATGAAACGCGCTGCTTTCTCCGCCGACTCGGTGTAGATGACGCCGCCGAACTCGATGCGCTTGTGGCCGGATTCGTCGGTCTGCTGCTGGTGCTGCTTCTGGTTGGCGACGATGCCGACGGCAAAGCCTCCGATGCGCGCATAGCCGCAGATGACGGTCTTGCCGTACTCGGCCTTGTACTCGTCGAAGCGGCTGCCGTCCACGATGCGGGCGATGATCTCCTTCATGTCGTAAGGGCGGGCGGGATCGGACTCGTAGATTCCGTAAAGCTCCTCGGCGGCGTAGAGCGGCGCCTCCGGTTTCTTGCGATCGTAGGGCGAGAGCCGGCGGTAGCCCATCTTTTCCACCAGCGAACGGATGCGCGCGAGGCAGGCTTCATCGTTGGGCTCGTGGTAATCGATGGTGCCGCTGATGGCGGAATGCATGGCAGCGCCGCCCAGTTCTTCCGCGGAATACTTCTGCCCGATCGCGGCCTGCACGAGCGCGGGGCCGGCGAGGAACAGGCCGCTGCCGTCGGTCATCAGGACGTTGTCACACATCACCGGCAGATAGCCGCCGCCGGCAACGCACATGCCCATGATGGCAGCAATCTGTGGGATGCCCATGGCAGTCATGACGGCGTTGTTGCGGAAGACGCGGCCGAAGTCGTCGGTGTCGGGAAAGACGTCTTCCTGCAAAGGCAGGAACACGCCGGCGGAATCGACCAGGTAGATAGTCGGGATGCGGTTGTCAATGGCGATATTCTGGGCGCGGATGACTTTCTTGGAAGTCATCGGGAAGAAGGCACCCGCTTTGACCGTGGCATCATTGACGATCAGCATCATGAGGCGGCTGTGAATGCGTCCGAGGCCGGTGATGACACCGGCGGCCGGCGCGCCGCCCCAGTCTTCGTACATGCCGAAGGCGGCGTAATTGCCGAGCTCAAAGAACTCGCCTCCGGCATCGAGCAGCATGGCAATCCGTTCACGGGCGGTGAGGCGTCCCTTGCTGTGCTGTGACTCGATGGCCTTGGCGCCGCCGCCTTCGCGAATTTTTTCTTCCTCGTTGTGGATGCCGGTGACCAAGCCCGCCATGGCGCGCATGTTCTTTTCAAAGCGCGCCGAAGTCGCGTCCACGCGGGACTCGATGACGTTGTTCACAGCCGAAGAGACTGTACGGTCTGCCATGCGTGAGGTTCACCCAAACTGGTTACGGTACATCACGAACGGCGCAACGCTCAAGGCGAAGTCAGATCGACGCGACGGGAATGGCAGCGAGGTCGTCCGCCAACCCGACCTCCTTTTGCAGGAACGGCTCGGCATAAGCGACGCCGGCCAACATGCCGTAAAAGCGCGCCATGGTTTCCTGGCGAGTCCGGACTTCCGCCCGCCGAGGAAACAGACCGCTGCCGGCCTGCTGATCGGTGTATTGCGACTGGTAGGCCATCAGCGCCTGGAAACGAGCTTCGAACTGGTCGGTAATATCGACCACGAAAGTGGGACGAATATCGTAGTACAGGGTCGCGTAGACGATTTTGAACGGACGGTGAGGGGAGTTGTCGGTTGTGAGTTCTGAGTTCTGAGCTGCGAGCGTGAGGCTGAGCGATTCGGCAGGCACCTGCGAGAGGTCGAGCTTCGTCAGGCCGGCAAGGAAGCAAGCTTCGTAACCCAGCGTGGAGCAGGTGTAGTGATCGGGATGGCGGCCCTGCCAGTAGGGAAGGATGACCACGCGCGGGCGCAGGACGCGCACGACTGCCGCGACCTTGAGCCGGTTGTCCCAGGTATTCTCTACCCGTCCGTCGGGAAGATCGAGCGCGCCGCGCCAGGAAACGTTCAGGATCCGAGCTGCTTCGGCGGCTTCGCGCTCGCGGTCCTGGGCGGTGCCGCGCGTGCCCATTTCACCGCGAGTGAGATCGAGAATGGCGGTGCGATGGCCGAGCGCCGCCATCTTGAGCAGGGTGCCGCCGCAGGTCTGCTCAACGTCGTCACGGTGGGCGGCGATGGCGAGGATGTCAACTTGGCTTTCGGCCATCGGCTATCGGCTTTCGGGTCGCGGCCATTGACGCACGGGCCTTCGACGCTTACTTTTTTCGCTCGACCAGGAACCGCGCCAGCGACTTGAGCGTATTAGCGCGCTCCCCAAAAGAATCGAGTTGGATGCAGGCGGAGGTCACCAGGTCCTCAGCCTTGCGCGCCGACGCTTCGATTCCGAACAGCGCCGGATAGGTAGCCTTCTCGGCGGCGGCATCCTTGCCCGCGGTTTTGCCCAACTGCTCCGAAGATTGGGTCACGTCCAGAATGTCGTCGGCGATCTGGAACGCCAGGCCGGCTTGGAGCCCGAATGAGCACAGTTTTGCGATTTCGTCTTCCGAAGCTCCGGCGTAAATGCCGCCGCTGACGACGCTGGCCCTGATCAGCGCTGCTGTCTTGGAGGAATGGATATATTCCAGCGTTTCCGCGTTGGGCTTTTTGTGTTCGGCTTCCAGGTCCATCACCTGGCCGCCAATCATGCCGTTGACGGTGCCGGTGGCGTGCGCAGTCTCCTCGATGATGCGGACACGCGCCTCCGGCGGACAGGAGAGGCGAGACAGGACTTCATAGGCGTAGGTCTGCAGCGCGTCGCCGGCGAGGATGGCAATGGCGTCACCGAACACCTTGTGGCAGGTGGGACGGCCACGGCGCAGGTCATCGTTGTCGAGAGCTGGGAGATCGTCGTGGATGAGCGAATAGGTATGCAGCATCTCCAGCGCGGCGCCGAGTTCTTCGACCCCGCGCGGGACGTGGGAAGCGATCATTCGCGCCGCCTCGAAGCACAGGACCGGCCGCAGGCGCTTGCCCCCGGCGAAGACGCTATGGCGCATGGCCTGGTGAATGGCCACCGGATACTGGTCTGCCGGCGGCAACAAGCGCTCCAGCGCGTCATCGGCCAACGCACGTCCCCGCTCCAGGATCTCGGCGAGCATAAGCGGGCCAGTATACCAGCCGAATTTGGCGGTCATCGGTGCGCTCGCCGCGTCGCATTGACCGCCCGCCGTGTTCGGAGTACGGTTTCGGGTTCTGCAGAATCAGCCATGGCAGCTATCTTCGAAGGCGTCGATGACCTCATTGACCGCGCATTGGGTATTGCTCATATCGGGAACGCTCCGCATTATCGGCACAAAACCTCTGCACTGCTACTACGGTCGAGACCTCTCGGACTGAACGTACCGAGTCTGCTGGACGGCATACGTAACAAGCTGTACCAGAACTGGTCTCTTGGCCAGGAACGACGAGCAAGACGCGGCTCCGCCGAGAATTGGCGGTGGGAAAAGAAGACGTGGATTTCGAACTCAAACTCCAGCGTCGAAAAGCAGTGCGAGAAGGCGATTGCACTGGAATGCGGAGATGATTGGGTCAATCAGGTGCCGACTGCGTCAGGTCTGATCGATGGCAAGAGCGAACGCCATTGCGACATTGACTTGGTTCACCGCTGCGGCCCGTCAGCATACGAATTCATCGAACTCAAATACGAAGATGCCACTCCCCTGTTTGCCGCTTTTGAGCTTCTCAAATACGGCATGCTGTACGTCTTCTCCCACGACTTCATGATGGAGTTGGGATATACATTCGAGGAAAAGCCAGTTCTTGCAGCACGCGAGGTGCACCTATGCGTGCTTGCTCCTGCGGATTATTACGCAGGATTCACTCTCGATTGGTTGGAGAAGGAACTCAACCTCGGCTTACGCACGATCGGTGGTAGCGCCTACCGGATGGACTTCCGGTTCGAAAAGATGGATTGGCCGGACGGGGGAGACGTCGTTTCTGCTTTGGCTACGCGCTCGCGGGTTTGCCACTGGGCGAAAGCTGCTTCAGGCAGTTGATTATCCGAGACTGCGGATTTCCAATGCAGCGCGGTCTTCAGACGCACAGGGGCAGTGGCTGTTTTCACATTTGAGATTTGTACCGATAATTGGGCGCAAGTGTCCTGTCTTGTAAAGACGGGCTCTCGTTGGGTCAGCGTCGTCACGTTCCTTCTGTTTCCGCCACAACTTGGAAGCGTTCATTGCAGCCTCGACGTCATCCTGATACGTGCGCACAGCAGGCACCTTGAAATTCCCACGCGGCCCGACTAGAACAGTCACTCCGGCGACTTCTGTGAATACGTAACCATAAGCCTCGCCTCGGATGGGCAGCTGTGCACTGATGTTACGGTCGAGGAACAAGTGCGATTCAAGCCATGCGAGTGCTTGTTGCTGGGCTACGTTCATTGCCGCACAGTTTACGCCGAGCCTTACTCAGCCGCATCAAAGGGTTTCATGGACAAGACGAAGAAGCTGGCAAGAAAAGGCAATCGGGTTATTGAAGCCGTTGTTCCAGCCGAAGATTTGAAGAGCGCCTTCCCGCCAATAGGTCTGCCCATTCGACCTCCGTTTCCGCCGATGGAAGCAAAGCTGGTAAAAGAAATCCCCGAAGGCGAAGGGTGGATCTACGAGCCCAAATGGGACGGCTTCCGCTGCCTGGTTTTCCGGCGCGACGACGAGGTGCTGCTTCAGTCCAAGGCCGGACAGCCGCTGGGCAGATATTTTCCCGAGCTGGTTGAGGAATTTCGAAAATGGCAACCGCGCAAATTTCTGCTCGACGGGGAGATCGTGATCTTCGTGGACGGGCAGCCATCGTTCGACGAGCTGCTGATGCGAATTCATCCCGCCGAGAGCCGGATTAGGAGGCTATCGAAAGAAACGCCGGCATCGTTTCTCGCGTTTGACCTGCTGGTGAATGAACGCGGGCAATCGCTGGTGGATGAGCCTCTCCGTAAGCGCCGGCACGAGCTGGAAGCGTTCTACAAATCAGCGGGCCGGCAGAGCGGCTCCATTCAACTCTCGCCCGCGACAGAGGACCGCAGGCAGGCGGAACGCTGGATGAAGGACCTGCAAGGAAGCGGCTTCGATGGTGTGATGGCCAAGCGCGCGGACGCGCCCTATGCATCGGGCCAGCGCAGCGCCATGGTGAAGATCAAGAAAATCCGCACGGCGGATTGCGTCGTCGGCGGCTTCCGCTACGCTTCCAAGGGCGGCGCCATCGGGTCGTTGCTGCTGGGCCTGTACAACGACCAGGGGCTGCTCGACCACATCGGGTTTTCATCCAGCTTCAAAGCGGATGAGCGAGCCAAGCTCAGAAAAATCGTCGAGCCCTTGCGCGGCGGAAGCGGCTTCACCGGCCGCGCGCCCGGCGGCCCGAGCCGCTGGAGCACGGAGCGGAGCGGGGAGTGGGAGCCACTGGATCCCAAGCTGGTTTGCGAAGTTTCCTACGATTATTTTTCGCAGGGACGCTTCCGCCATGGAACCAAGTTCCAGCGCTGGCGTCCGGATAAAGGTCCACGCCAGTGCACATTCGAGCAAGTCCAGCCGGCTCGCCGGAGAAGGCATCGTTTGGCCAGCTAGCCATCGCGTTTCTGCATCGGAAAAAGATGCGAGGCAATCATGGTACCGACCAATGCAACGAATTCACCAGAGAAATCAGAACGGATACTTGGCCGAAAAGGGACCATTCAAGAAATGCCGGCGCGTGAGAAACACAGAAGCGCCGGCCCAGCAGCCGGCGCAAAATCGGCGCGTGGCGGGAAAGCCGGACCGCGGGCCGGCGAACGCCAACCGATGCGCGAGCCCAAGCCGCCGAATCCGAAGCAGAAGCAAGCGAAACCGGGGCTGGAGTCCAGGATGCGGCCACGGCCACGCTACCAGGCGCCGCGTTACAAGGCAGCCGGGAAGCTGCAGGGCAAGGTGGCCATCATTACCGGGGGCGATTCCGGAATTGGACGCGCCGTGGCGGTTTTGTACGCGCGCGAAGGCGCCGACGTGGCCATCATCTATCTGGAAGAAGAACAGAGCGATGCCGAGGAGACCCGCCGCGCCATCGAGGAAGAAGGAGGTCGCGCGCTGCTGATTGCCGGCAACGTTTCCGACGCGGAGTTCTGCCGCGAGGCGGTCGAGCAGGTGGTGGGAGAGTTCGGGCACCTGGACATCCTGGTGAACAATGCTGCCTTCCAGAGCCACAAGGCTGACGTGGAAGAGATCAGCGAGGAGCAATGGGACCGGACATTTCGCACCAACATTTACGGGTACTTCCACATGGTGAAGGCGGCGCTACCGTACCTGCAGCCGGGAAGCGCGATCGTGAACACCGGCTCCATCACCGGCCTGCGCGGCAACAAGAACCTGCTGGACTACTCTTCGACCAAGGGCGCCATCCACGCTTTCACCAAGTCGCTGGCACAAAACCTGGTGGAGCGCAAGATTCGCGTGAATTGTGTTGCGCCAGGACCGGTATGGACGCCGCTGATCGTCTCCGACTTCGAGCCGGAGAAGTCGTCAAAGCAGGGTTCGGACACGCCCATGGAGCGGGCCGCACAGCCGGAAGAGGTGGCGCCGGCGTACGTATTTTTCGCGGCGGAGAGCGATTCCAGCTACATCACGGGGGAGGTGTTGACGCTGCTGGGCGGAGAAACGACGGCGGCGTGAAAGAAAGGCTTCCAAGTTTCAGGTGGCAGCGCCCGCCGAGGGTCTACACCACATCTCCGCCGGTGATGGCGCGCTTGGCTTCGTCGAGCTTGCGGCGCAGAAACTCGGTGTGATCGGCTTCGAAGTTGGCCAGCTCGGCGTAGGTCGAGCGCAGGTTGCGGTCGCTGGCGCGTTCGACGAGTTGAGAGTAGAAGCGCATGGCCGTCTCTTCGGCCTCGAGAGCGACCTGCAGGGCGGCTTTGCGGGGAGCGATGCTGGCGTTGCCGCGGCTGACGGCGAACAGTTCGCCGCTTTCCAGCTTCGGCACCTCCAGCATCTCGCAAATGTCCTCTTCGGTGACAACGCAGGCCTGGGTGCCGTAGCGGTCGAAATAGCGCTCCTGCAGCATGGTGCCGTGACCACGCTCCTCGTTCGACATGTCCCAGAAGACCTGCGCAATCTCCAACGAATCGGGATCCTTGAACTCGGCGAACAATTCGGCGAACTGCTGGTAGAGTTCGGCATTCCGCTCTTCGATGAAGATGGCGACATGCAGGGCCTCTTGCGGCGTGAGCGAGGTAAATTCGCGTTTCATCGAGCTTGCTCCCGGGTCCAAAAATCAGTCTACAACGCGTACGACTGCGGCCGAGCGGCGAAATCCGCGCCGGTTCCCAAAATGGAACTCAGGCAGTCCTGGCATTCTCGGCAGCTGGCGCCCCTGGGCGTCCCCGCATCTGCCTGACCACGGTGCGGTCTTTGACGCGGCAAACCGTCATGGTCTGCGAACAGACTTTGCAGAGCCAGTAGCGTTCAACCTTGGTTTCAGTCGCTTGGTCCCAGACGAGATCGGCAGGCACGGAATGAGGGCCTGCCAAGAGGGTAAAAATTCGGCCTTCGCCCAGATAGCGGAACTGGGCGCAGCAAGAGGGGTTGGCGCACTTGGAAAGCATCGCCGCCTCCTTCCCAGCCGGATCAGGCGGTGCGTTCCTGGCGTTCACTTTCGATGCGCGCAATCAACGCGCGCAGCCAGGCGATGGCCGCCGCTTCCAGCTTCGCCTGATTATCGCGCGATTCCATGGCAGCAACGGTTTCTCCGGCCGGGGTGAGCGGAATATGGTGGCAGGGGACATTCTCGTTTCGGTAAGCGTCCGGAACGAAATCGATCAGCATGCACTCGGAACAGGGATGGGGGCGGCTGTGCTCGCCGAAGTTCAAGCAGGTGATGGAATCCTGAAAAATGGAGGTGGGTGTCTGGGGGGCATGAACGGAACGGCCATAACCACCCTGCTCAAGGAAACTGAGTTCGAATTTCAGGACTTCCAGGATGTCGCGCTGGTCGGGCATGGAGCACCTCGGCAACTGCGGCGATTGTCGCGCGCTGGGCACAGCCGGGCTGTGACATAGGACACCGGCAGCTGTGACAAATGGCCATTTTGACCCAGGTCAAGGTGATGGGGGTCACATCCGGGAGTGACTCTCAGCGGGCGCGCCCGCGCCCAAGGAGGCGCCCCCCTTGGACACCAGGCGGTGCTCGATGGCGAACAGCGCCAGTTCCAGGCGGGTGGAGACACCGAGCTTGCTGAAGATGCTGGTGAGGTGGTGTTTGACGGTGTCCTCGCGAACGTTGAATTTCAGCGCGATCTCGCGGTTGCTGGAGCCCTCGACGATGGCCGCCACCATCTGCATCTCGCGCCGGGTCAAGCCGTAGCGCTCGGCCGGTTGTTCCGGCGCCGCCTTGTCGAGAACGAGTTCCTTGAGGTCGGGCACGCTTTCGCGACCGACCCAGAAGCTGCCAGCCATCACGGCGGCGATGCTCTTGAGCAAAACCTGGGTGGCAGATTCCTTCAGCACCACGCCGCGCGCTCCCAGTTGCAGGGCTTCAGCGATTTGCGGGCGTTCTACCGAGGCGGTGAGCAAGATGGTGCGCACCGGGCTTTTGCCGATGCAAAGCTCGCGCAGGGCCTCCATGCCGGGAACGCGGGGCATGGCGAGATCGAGCAGCAGGAGGTCGGGCTTGAGCTGGGCAACAAGGGCGACTGCTTCGGCGCCGTCGGCGGCTTCTCCGACAACTTGGAAGCCGGGTTCGGCTTCCAGCAGGCGGCGCAGCCCGTCGCGGAAAATCGGGTGGTCGTCGGCAATCAAGATGCGGGTGGGAACGTTAGACATAGGTGGCCTGTGCCTTCTGCGGGAACGTAACCTCCAGCCGTGTTCCCTTTCCGGGGAGCGATTCTATCTCCAATTGTCCACCCAGAACGCGGACTCGCTCCTTGATTATTTCCGGACCTTCCCGGCATGCGTCCAGTTCGGACAAGAATTTCTTGCCCGCAAACGCGAAGCCGCGGCCGTCATCTTCGACGCCCAGGGTCCAGTTGGAGTCGCGCATTCCGAAGCGAACGAGCACGCGTTGCGCGCCGCTGTGTTTGCGCACATTGGCAAGCGCTTC is a window encoding:
- the hutH gene encoding histidine ammonia-lyase, whose translation is MRALHINGSDLALDDLREAVYERRPVLLDPDARIRVQAARAVVEDVVESNQVAYAVTTGVGKLSDVRIAPDQIRELQVNLLRSHAVGVGEPLSEAEVRAMMLLRANSLAKGYSGVRTEVIDMLCEMLNRGVHPLVPSQGSVGASGDLAPLAHLALVLIGEGEALHSDPKAKPPRRAGDVRVRRYSAREALKRADIRPLKLEAKEAISLINGTQAMVSVGALALLAARQMVDSADVIGAMTADALRGTDVAFDERIQHVRPHTGQITSAANLRHMLEGSAIRESHRECGRVQDAYSLRCMPQVHGAVRDALNYCAQVLEIEMNSAVDNPLVFVAPRRVGAPQTEEAHGDIISGGNFHGEPVAFALDFLAIALSALAGISERRIERLVNPSLNEGLAPFLANGAGLNSGFMMAQVTAAALVSENKVLAHPASVDSITTSGNKEDYVSMGMTAAIKLKKIVANTLNVLAIEAIAAAQALEFLAPLQPSKPAQQAIAAIRSASPKLTQDRSLAPDFARVVGVLQRGEIAGVLR
- a CDS encoding thioesterase family protein, with the translated sequence MTNITTIRVRYAETDQMGVVYHSNYFIWFEVGRVELLRQLGFTYKEMELQEKCFIAVVDARCRFRAPARYDDEITVRTRLKNVRESLIHFAYEAVRERDGTLLAEGETTHIVTDAELNKRPLPEKYLEVFKQAVTS
- a CDS encoding enoyl-CoA hydratase-related protein, whose product is MPYNTLTLAYEDLVALITLNRPDKRNAISFELLSELMAALDEVEHSRAQVLILTGSGKAFCAGLDLEELKSLLGKTHEENRIDSARMAQIFRRIYEFPLPTIAAVNGAAIAGGTGIATMCDFTFAVPEAKFGYTEVKIGFIPALVSSILVWQVGHKIARDLLMTGRLFDAAEAHRYGLVNEVVEPERLMARARELAAQLLELSPSSVRLTKKLVNGFLQRALDEQMAQAIEDNALIRTTPDFREGVTAFLEKRKPRWTT
- a CDS encoding hydroxymethylglutaryl-CoA lyase — its product is MADSPKLIECPRDAWQGLKGQVPSEVKAAYLRALIGAGFKHIDAVSFVSTKAVPQMADSEEVLKQIDPPDDVEIIGIVVNEKGAERAVATQAVHTLGFPYSISPTFLLKNQNQTLEDAYDTLEKIKEKADNAGLDMVVYISMAFGNPYNDPWSADEVLEAVDLIEKTGTRSVSLADTVGLAAADHIRSLVTAVLAQYDYLDIGVHLHSRPAEAADKVLAAYDAGIRRFDSAIGGLGGCPFAQDELVGNIPTEAVIEALGRRGAVVPIRKPLDNVIRINADIAQKYKT
- a CDS encoding acyl-CoA carboxylase subunit beta, coding for MADRTVSSAVNNVIESRVDATSARFEKNMRAMAGLVTGIHNEEEKIREGGGAKAIESQHSKGRLTARERIAMLLDAGGEFFELGNYAAFGMYEDWGGAPAAGVITGLGRIHSRLMMLIVNDATVKAGAFFPMTSKKVIRAQNIAIDNRIPTIYLVDSAGVFLPLQEDVFPDTDDFGRVFRNNAVMTAMGIPQIAAIMGMCVAGGGYLPVMCDNVLMTDGSGLFLAGPALVQAAIGQKYSAEELGGAAMHSAISGTIDYHEPNDEACLARIRSLVEKMGYRRLSPYDRKKPEAPLYAAEELYGIYESDPARPYDMKEIIARIVDGSRFDEYKAEYGKTVICGYARIGGFAVGIVANQKQHQQQTDESGHKRIEFGGVIYTESAEKAARFIMDCNQNLVPLVFLHDVNGFMVGRDAEWSGIIKAGAKMVNAVSNSVVPKIAVIVGGSFGAGHYAMCGKAYDPRFLFAWPTARYAVMAGESAAGTLLEIKIRQLERGGKKLSDEEKKELYDSVKKTYDEQTDPRYGAARLWIDKIIDPLDTREAITRALEAAALNPDVPEFKVGVLQT
- the bshB1 gene encoding bacillithiol biosynthesis deacetylase BshB1, translated to MAESQVDILAIAAHRDDVEQTCGGTLLKMAALGHRTAILDLTRGEMGTRGTAQDREREAAEAARILNVSWRGALDLPDGRVENTWDNRLKVAAVVRVLRPRVVILPYWQGRHPDHYTCSTLGYEACFLAGLTKLDLSQVPAESLSLTLAAQNSELTTDNSPHRPFKIVYATLYYDIRPTFVVDITDQFEARFQALMAYQSQYTDQQAGSGLFPRRAEVRTRQETMARFYGMLAGVAYAEPFLQKEVGLADDLAAIPVASI
- a CDS encoding farnesyl diphosphate synthase, which encodes MTAKFGWYTGPLMLAEILERGRALADDALERLLPPADQYPVAIHQAMRHSVFAGGKRLRPVLCFEAARMIASHVPRGVEELGAALEMLHTYSLIHDDLPALDNDDLRRGRPTCHKVFGDAIAILAGDALQTYAYEVLSRLSCPPEARVRIIEETAHATGTVNGMIGGQVMDLEAEHKKPNAETLEYIHSSKTAALIRASVVSGGIYAGASEDEIAKLCSFGLQAGLAFQIADDILDVTQSSEQLGKTAGKDAAAEKATYPALFGIEASARKAEDLVTSACIQLDSFGERANTLKSLARFLVERKK
- a CDS encoding ATP-dependent DNA ligase, which gives rise to MDKTKKLARKGNRVIEAVVPAEDLKSAFPPIGLPIRPPFPPMEAKLVKEIPEGEGWIYEPKWDGFRCLVFRRDDEVLLQSKAGQPLGRYFPELVEEFRKWQPRKFLLDGEIVIFVDGQPSFDELLMRIHPAESRIRRLSKETPASFLAFDLLVNERGQSLVDEPLRKRRHELEAFYKSAGRQSGSIQLSPATEDRRQAERWMKDLQGSGFDGVMAKRADAPYASGQRSAMVKIKKIRTADCVVGGFRYASKGGAIGSLLLGLYNDQGLLDHIGFSSSFKADERAKLRKIVEPLRGGSGFTGRAPGGPSRWSTERSGEWEPLDPKLVCEVSYDYFSQGRFRHGTKFQRWRPDKGPRQCTFEQVQPARRRRHRLAS